The genomic DNA GACAAGCATGCCGAGAACCAGATCGTCGTCTGCCCCGGCGCGAACGCTCGCGTTCGGGCCGATGACCTATCCCTCGAGCCTGACGAGGTGATTCTCGCGCAACTGGAGATCTCCCTCGCCGTCGTTGAGCACCTCGCTGCATCGTCATCGAACTACCTCGCGGTCAATGCCGCACCCGCCCAGCCCCTGCCTGCTGGCCTCATCGACCGCGTCGACCTGTTCATCGTCAACGAGAGCGAATACGCCCTCATGCCAGAACTCGACAACGCGCGCCTGGTCGCCGTCACCTATGGCGCGGACGGAGCCGCCCTGCTCGCGCAAGGCAAGGAGGTCTCGCGCGCTGCGGGCGTCGCAACGACCGCTGTCAACACCGTCGGCGCCGGCGACGCCTTCTGCGCCGCCCTCGTCATCGCAATCCACTCAGGCATGACGCCGACCGCCGCACTCCAATCCGCATGCTCGGTCGGCGCGGCAGCCGTTGCGCATCCTGCATCGCAGCCTCCACTCAAGCGGCTCTCGGAGTACGTCACTCGTTGACGGCGCGGAAGCACCCGATGGGGAACGGTCGCCACGACGACGACACGAACGCGTGATGATTCAGGAAAGTGTCACGGCAAGCGAGGCGGAACCCCGCTGATCAGACGCCTGGGGAGTGACATTCAATGTCACCTCTGCGAGAGGAACCTGAGTCATACGTGCCGTGGGTCGACCAACCCGATGAATTGATGCGATCCTCCCTGCACATCGTGCCGGATACCATCCGGTAGAACGACTTCTGCACGTGTCAGCTCCGGGAGGGCAACGTCGACGAACATCTGGTCGCCTTCGACACGCCAAGAGCAGGACACTTCTCCAAGGGGGGTGCGGTAGGAGGTCTCGGCCCAGTTGATCCCAGGTCCCGGCTGAGGCTGGATACGCACCGACGCGTACCCAGGAGAGGCCGGGCGGATGCCGCCGACGACCTGGTACACCCAGTCGACGACTGCACCCAGCGCGTAGTGGTTGAAGCTCGTCATCTCGCCCGTGTTGATCGTCCCGTCGGGGAGCATCGAGTCCCAGCGCTCCCAGACCGTAGTGGCTCCCATCGCGACGGGATACATCCACGACGGACTCTGCCGCTCGAGTAGCAGACGGTAGGCATCCTCCAGGTGGCCGGTCTCGGACAGCGCCCATGTGACGAACGGTGTGCCCGCGAAGCCGGTCGTCACGCGGTACCCCGATGCCCGAACCAGTTCGGCAAGACGACGTCCCGCCGCATCGCGGAGGTCGCCGCTCAGCACCCCGAACGAGATCGCGAGGGCGTAGACCGTGGCGCAGTCGGATCGGACGATGCCTTCGGCATCGACGTAGTGCTCGACGAAGGCCGCCCGGGTGCGCTCAGCCATTGCACGCCAGCGCTCCGCATCCTTGTGCTTGCCGAGCACGTCGGCGGCGTCCGCCGCGAAGGATGCGGAGCGATACAGGCAGGAGGTCGCGACGACCGAGGGGTCAGCCTTCGCCGCAGCCGGGTCCTCCGGCGGAGCATCCGGATCGAGCCAATCCCCGAGCTGGTTGCCACGATCCCACAGCCCGGTCTCCGATACGTCCTGCTCGACGGAGTCAAGGTGCATGACGATGGCCGGATAGTAGTCCGCAAGTCGTTCCGCGTCGCCGTACGACCACCAGAGCGCTTGCGGAACCCAGACCGCCGAATCACCCCACACAGCGGTCGCGCGGTGCCAGGGCAGCGAGAACCCTTCCGGGAAATGCGCATACTTCAGCACCTCCGGAACGATGAGCGGGACGATCTGACCGGCGGCATGACGTGTCTCCTCCAGCAGGTCCCGCAGCCATCCGTCGAGGAAGTCCGCGGTGTCGAACTGGAAGTTCGCCGATGCGGCGTAGGCCGAGATGTCCCCGGTCCACCCGAGTCGCTCGTCGCGCTGCGGGCAGTCGGTCGGAACGCTCAAGAAGTTCCCCTTCTGGCTCCAGACAGAGTTATGGACGAGTTGATTCACGAGTGGCTCCGAGCAGGTGAAGTACCCGGTCCGCTCCATCTCGGAGTGCACGACAACGGCCTCGAGACCGTCCAGCTCGAGGTCACCCGGCCACCCCTCGACCTCGATGTAGCGGAAGCCGTGGAAGGTGAACGTCGGCTCGAAGTAGTCGACCTCGCCCGACAGGATGAACTCGTCCGTCGCCTCCGCCGCGCGCAGCGCGCGGACACCGAGTTCTCCGTCCTCCAGGACCTCGGCATGACGGATGCGGATGCGGATGCCTCGTTCTCCGACGACTGAGAATCGCACCCAGCCGACCAGATTCTGGCCGAAATCCACGAGCCTGCGACCCGAAGGCGATGTCGAGATCCCTATCGGGGCGACGGACTCGTTCCGAATGATCAGCGGGGAGCTCTGCGGTATCAGGGCCGCGCGGTCCACATCGACCGTATGCACGTCGAGCGTTTCACCGCCGCCCCGAAGCCGCGCGTCGATCGTCTGGCCGTTGTACAGCGAATTTCGCGTGATGTCCGATGCCTCGGCGACCCAGTCATCCGAGGTGACGATCCGCTGCGTCGATCCGTCTGCGTACCGGACTTCCAGAACGGCAGCGACGCTGATCTCTTCTCCGTAGTTCGCGTCGGCGTTGGCGAACCCGAGACGCCCGCGATACCACCCGTTGCCCAGTAACAGGTCGAGACGGACGCTTCCGGAGCCTCGGCCGATCAGTTCCGTGACGTCGTACTCCTGATACGCGAGACGCCACTCGTACGATGTCCATCCGGGGTTGAGCACCGAAGCGGTGACGCCGACGCCGTCCACGGATGCCTCGTACACGCCGTGCGCCGTGGCGAGGAGCCGGGCTCCGCTCACCTCACTTCGCGGGCGTTCCAGCGCGACCTCGAGACTGAAGCGCGGAGCCACCCCCTCCGGAGCGACCGCTGCGATGAATGCCGCGCCCTCAAGAGGGTCCTGGGAAGTGGTCACCATGCCGCCTTCGTCTTTGTCGCTCCTGCAGTCGTCATGCTGCTCGCTCTGCTGTGATGGCGCACTCGCGTGCGAGACGAGCCTGGGCGCTGTACCCGGGTTCACCCGCGATGTAGTCGGCGAAGAGCCGCCGCACAGGGGAGAACGCCTCCGCGAAGTCATCCGTGGTGATGGTCAATGAGTTCTCCTCGTCGAGCGGACCGCAGACGGCCAGCCCGTGCAGGCCACCGATCAAATCCGCGGCGGCAACTGCGCTGCGGCGTGCAACGAAACCATATTGGCGGCCATTGAATGGTTTCACAAGGCGCCGTCAGTCATCGATTCTTCAATGCGCGCGTTCCTAGACGTCGTCGATGTCACGACCTCGTCTACTTATCGAGACCTCCACGGGACGGCGCACCCGATAGCGCAGGTGAAGCACCCGGTTGCCCTGAACAACGACGTCTGGGTCTTCCAGCAGGTGCTGCGAGTCGACGGAGCCGAAGTAGCGTTTGCCGAACCCGAGCACGACGGGTGCGACGTCCATGCGTACCTCGTTGATCAGGCCTGCTGCGAGCAACTGGCCACCGACGTCGCCGGCAGCGACCTCGACGGTGCGGTCACCTGCGAGCTCCTTCGCCTTGGTCACGGCCGCCTCGATGTCGTCGACGAAGTGGAACGGCGCGTTGGGGTCCCACCCATCGGGCGGCGGCCGGTGCGTCACGACGACCACGTGGTCGACACCGCTCGGCGGGATGCCGTCCCAACCGTCCGTCAAGTCGAAGACGTGGCGTCCGGCGATCGTCACCCCGATCTGGTCCCAGTACGGCCGGATGTGGTCGTAGGACGCTTGCGACACGTTCAGTACGCCGCTGTCGTCCAGCGGCACGTCACCGCTGACCAGCCATTCGAACAGTGCGCCGGGATCGTCGTTCTCAGCCGCGATGAAGCCATCCACCGAGACCGACGCATTCATGACTACTTTCCCCATTGGTTGCTCCTCTGTGTGGAGTCCCAAGTCTCGTGTGCCGTGGGAGGTCGCTCTTGTAAGAAATCAATCGGCCGGCACCGGCCAACCCTCCAGCGCGTGGCCTGGATGCTCGCGCAGGAAGCGTTGCCGGGCTTCGACATACCGGGTCGGAGTGAGCCCGGTGTACCCCCGGAACTCGTGGACGAAG from Microbacterium sp. LWO13-1.2 includes the following:
- a CDS encoding ribokinase → MTTQTSPRVTVVGSINVDITSRVERLPSPGETIAGGTLSREIGGKGANQAAAAAKLGAAVRMIGAVGEDADGRWLRDQLTAAGVDTSEVKEVPDPSGTALIVVDKHAENQIVVCPGANARVRADDLSLEPDEVILAQLEISLAVVEHLAASSSNYLAVNAAPAQPLPAGLIDRVDLFIVNESEYALMPELDNARLVAVTYGADGAALLAQGKEVSRAAGVATTAVNTVGAGDAFCAALVIAIHSGMTPTAALQSACSVGAAAVAHPASQPPLKRLSEYVTR
- a CDS encoding family 78 glycoside hydrolase catalytic domain — translated: MTTSQDPLEGAAFIAAVAPEGVAPRFSLEVALERPRSEVSGARLLATAHGVYEASVDGVGVTASVLNPGWTSYEWRLAYQEYDVTELIGRGSGSVRLDLLLGNGWYRGRLGFANADANYGEEISVAAVLEVRYADGSTQRIVTSDDWVAEASDITRNSLYNGQTIDARLRGGGETLDVHTVDVDRAALIPQSSPLIIRNESVAPIGISTSPSGRRLVDFGQNLVGWVRFSVVGERGIRIRIRHAEVLEDGELGVRALRAAEATDEFILSGEVDYFEPTFTFHGFRYIEVEGWPGDLELDGLEAVVVHSEMERTGYFTCSEPLVNQLVHNSVWSQKGNFLSVPTDCPQRDERLGWTGDISAYAASANFQFDTADFLDGWLRDLLEETRHAAGQIVPLIVPEVLKYAHFPEGFSLPWHRATAVWGDSAVWVPQALWWSYGDAERLADYYPAIVMHLDSVEQDVSETGLWDRGNQLGDWLDPDAPPEDPAAAKADPSVVATSCLYRSASFAADAADVLGKHKDAERWRAMAERTRAAFVEHYVDAEGIVRSDCATVYALAISFGVLSGDLRDAAGRRLAELVRASGYRVTTGFAGTPFVTWALSETGHLEDAYRLLLERQSPSWMYPVAMGATTVWERWDSMLPDGTINTGEMTSFNHYALGAVVDWVYQVVGGIRPASPGYASVRIQPQPGPGINWAETSYRTPLGEVSCSWRVEGDQMFVDVALPELTRAEVVLPDGIRHDVQGGSHQFIGLVDPRHV
- a CDS encoding dihydrofolate reductase family protein, translating into MGKVVMNASVSVDGFIAAENDDPGALFEWLVSGDVPLDDSGVLNVSQASYDHIRPYWDQIGVTIAGRHVFDLTDGWDGIPPSGVDHVVVVTHRPPPDGWDPNAPFHFVDDIEAAVTKAKELAGDRTVEVAAGDVGGQLLAAGLINEVRMDVAPVVLGFGKRYFGSVDSQHLLEDPDVVVQGNRVLHLRYRVRRPVEVSISRRGRDIDDV